The Humulus lupulus chromosome 4, drHumLupu1.1, whole genome shotgun sequence genome has a window encoding:
- the LOC133832876 gene encoding zinc finger BED domain-containing protein RICESLEEPER 3-like yields the protein MDKFLTPTSTQLGEVLDTTNTTPNTTTNITPNTTTNTTPIELKSPKKEGSDEPTKSRKKPTRNSTVWDHFTKVKDGNPKDPRCTCNYCGKDYACDSRRFGTSSLWVHLNNQCKKYPYRVADIKQKLLSFQSANDGEENLLAVTFNKERCRKALAQFVVKDEQAFNVVERKGFREFVQELQPKFLVPSRMIVTRDIYQLFCDERVKLKKELTKGVEKIFVVTVDNASANDVAVGYVKRKVNAWNGSVLDGEFMHLRCGAHIINLMVNEGLKDMHDSIAAIHNCVRYIRSSTARLQKFKACVERERIDYKGWLVLDVPTRWNSTFMMLNVALKFEKAFARYEEEDDKFLSFFMENENGKKRIGPPSSSDWESAMIFVKFLSTLYEVTLKFSGTLHVTSNSFYHEICEIHTQLSDLAASSDPLLSTMAASMKKKYDKYWGNSENINPLLFLAVVLDPRYKLKYLKYCFETVYDAETVAKIVVKVEQILQRLYNCYNVEGESDGDKVSKSDSPPKSDGKETHRRGLLENYLQQQ from the exons ATGGATAAGTTTCTTACTCCAACTTCCACCCAATTAGGTGAAGTGCTTGATACCACAAATACTACCCCAAACACCACCACGAACATTACCCCAAACACCACCACAAACACAACTCCTATTGAGCTTAAGTCACCCAAAAAAGAAGGCAGTGATGAACCAACCAAATCTAGGAAAAAGCCAACTAGGAACTCTACTGTTTGGGATCACTTTACAAAAGTGAAGGATGGGAATCCTAAAGACCCTAGATGCACTTGTAATTATTGTGGGAAAGATTATGCTTGTGATAGTAGGAGATTTGGGACAAGTAGTTTGTGGGTCCATTTAAACAACCAATGCAAGAAGTATCCATATAGGGTAGCTGATATAAAACAAAAATTGCTTTCATTTCAAAGTGCTAATGATGGAGAGGAAAATTTGTTGGCTGTGACATTTAATAAGGAGAGATGTCGAAAAGCCTTAGCTCAGTTTGTGGTGAAGGATGAGCAAGCATTTAATGTAGTAGAACGTAAAGGTTTTAGGGAGTTTGTTCAGGAGTTGCAACCCAAGTTTCTTGTCCCTAGTAGAATGATTGTTACTAGGGATATCTACCAGTTGTTTTGTGATGAGAGGGTTAAGTTGAAGAAGGAGTTAACCAAG GGAGTAGAAAAGATTTTTGTTGTGACTGTTGATAATGCATCAGCTAATGATGTAGCTGTTGGTTATGTAAAGAGGAAGGTTAATGCATGGAATGGGTCTGTTCTTGATGGTGAGTTTATGCATTTGAGGTGCGGTGCTCACATAATAAATCTAATGGTGAATGAGGGGTTGAAAGACATGCATGATTCAATTGCTGCCATTCACAATTGTGTGAGATATATTCGGTCATCTACTGCAAGATTGCAGAAATTTAAAGCTTGTGTGGAAAGGGAAAGAATTGATTACAAGGGGTGGCTGGTTTTAGATGTCCCTACAAGGTGGAATTCCACTTTTATGATGTTAAATGTGGCTCTTAAATTTGAAAAAGCTTTTGCAAGgtatgaagaggaagatgataaaTTTTTAAGTTTCTTCATGGAaaatgaaaatgggaagaaaaGGATTGGACCACCTAGTTCTAGTGATTGGGAGAGTGCTATGATTTTTGTTAAATTTCTTTCCACTTTGTATGAAGTTACTCTAAAATTTAGTGGCACCTTGCATGTAACTTCCAACAGCTTCTACCATGAGATTTGTGAGATTCACACTCAATTGAGTGATTTGGCTGCTAGTAGTGATCCTTTGTTATCGACCATGGCTgctagtatgaaaaagaaatatGACAAATATTGGGGCAATTCAGAGAACATCAATCCTTTGTTGTTTTTGGCTGTTGTGCTTGATCCAAGGTATAAGTTGAAGTATTTGAAGTATTGTTTTGAGACTGTTTATGATGCTGAAACCGTTGCTAAGATTGTTGTCAAGGTGGAACAAATCCTTCAACGATTGTACAATTGTTATAATGTTGAGGGTGAGAGTGATGGTGATAAG GTTAGCAAAAGTGACTCACCACCAAAGAGCGATGGCAAAGAAACTCATAGGAGGGGATTATTGGAAAATTATTTGCAACAACAATAA
- the LOC133829400 gene encoding psbP domain-containing protein 3, chloroplastic-like: MTMSFAGFSCNPILSNAFAETEVAEGFRIYTDDVNKFKISVPKGWSLAASEPDGFKSVTAFYPEGNTSPNGMNCSFLPSPTD, translated from the exons ATGACCATGAGTTTTGCTGGGTTTTCGTGTAATCCAATTTTGTCCAATGCATTTGCAGAGACCG AAGTGGCAGAGGGTTTTCGTATCTACACTGATGATGTAAACAAGTTCAAGATATCTGTACCAAAAG GGTGGTCATTGGCTGCAAGTGAGCCTGATGGGTTCAAATCCGTCACTGCTTTCTACCCAGAAGGGAACACTAGCCCCAACGGTATGAATTGTAGTTTTCTTCCTTCACCAACTGATTGA